Genomic DNA from Streptomyces sp. AM 2-1-1:
TCGCCGATGGCGGTGAAGTTGCCGATGGACTCGTTCACGTCCGGGGGGAGGACCTGGACGCCCATCTTGCGGGCGTCGGCCAGGTAGATGCCGGCCTTGTCCTTGTCGTCGCCCACGGAGGTGAGGAGGGCCGCCATGTACTCGGCCGGGAAGTTGGCCTTGAGGTAGGCGGTCCAGTACGACACGAGGCCGTATCCGGCGGTGTGACTCTTGTTGAACGCGTAGCCCGAGAACGGGAGCATGACGTCCCACAGGGCCTTGATCGACTCCTCGGAGTACCCGTTGTCCCGCATGCCGCCGTGGAACTTCTCCCACTCGGCGGCCAGCACCTCGGGCTTCTTCTTACCCATCGCCCGGCGCAGCAGGTCGGCGCCGCCGAGGGTGTAGCCGGCGAGCTGACGGGCGATGGCCATGATCTGCTCTTGGTAGATGAGCAGGTGGAAGGTGTTGCCGAGGATGGGCTCCAGCGCCTCGCGCAGCTCGGGGTGGATGGGCGCGATCTCCTGGCGGCCGGTCTTGCGGTGCGCGTAGTTGGTGTGCGCGTTGGCCGCCATGGGGCCGGGCCGGTAGAGGGCGAGGGCGGCCGCGATGTCTTCGAACCGGCTCGGTTCCATCAGCTTCAGCAGGGTGCGCATACCGCCGCCGTCGAGCTGGAAGACGCCGAAGGTGTCACCCCGGGCGAGCAGCTTGTACGTGGTGGCGTCGTCCAGCGGGATTGGCTTGTCGCCGTTCTGCGGGACGGTGTCCGTGGTGATGCTGAGGCCGCGGTTCTCGCGGACGTTCTGGAGCGCCTGGTCGATCACGCCGAGGTTGCGGAGGCCGAGGAAGTCCATCTTGACCAGCCCCATGTTCTCGCAACTGGGGTAGTCGAAGCCGGTGATCTTCACGCCGTCCTTGGCGCGCATGTGCAGGGGGATGCGGTCGGTGAGCCGCGTCTTGGAGAGGATGACCGCGGCCGCGTGCACGCCGGTGTTGCGGATCAGGCCCTCGACGCCCTTCGCGCCGTCCACGACCCTCTTGACGTCGGGCTCGTTCTCGTAGAGGGCCCGGATCTCCCCGGCCTCGCCGTAGCGCGGGTGCGAGGAGTCGAAGATGCCGTTGATGGGGATGGACTTGCCCATCACGTCCGGCGGCAGGGCCTTCGTGATGCGCTCACCGTGGCTGAAGGGGTATCCCAGCAGGCGGGAGGTGTCCTTGATGGCGTTCTTGGCCTTCAACTTGCCGAAGGTGTTCACCATGGCGGTGAACTCGTCGCCGTACTTGTCGACGACGTAGCGCACCATGCGGTCGCGGTGGCGGTCGTCGAAGTCGAGGTCGACGTCCGGCGGGTTGATGCGCTCGGGGTTGAGGAACCGTTCGAAGAGCAGACCGTGTTCGAGCGGGCAGAGTTCGGTGATGCGGGTGGCGTACGCGACGATCGAGCCGGTCGCGGAACCTCGGCCGGGGCCGACGGGGATCTTGTTGTCGCGGGCGTACTGGCAGATGTCGGCGACGACGAGGAAGTAGCTGCTGAAGCCCATCGGACCGATGACCTTCATCTCGGTCTCGAACCGCTCCATGACCGGGTCGGGGATGGGAGAGCCGTACCGCATCTCCAGGCCCCTGATGCACTCGCGGCGCAGGTAGCTCTCCTGGGACTCGCCCTCCGGGACCTCCGGGTACTGCGGCATCTCGTCCTCGGGAGCGAACACCTCCTCGTACGACTCGATGCGCTCGGCGATCAGGAGCGTGTTGTCACACGCCTCGGGGAGCTCCGAGAAGAGCTGCCGCATCTGCTGGGCGGTCTTGAGGTAGTAGCCGGTGCCGTTGAACCGGAATCGGCCCGGGTCGTCCTTGTTCTTGCCCACGCCGATGCACAGGAGGTTGTCGTGCGCGTCGGCGTGCTCCTCCAGGACGTAGTGCGCGTCGTTGGTGGCGAGCAGCGGGATGTCCAGGTCCTTGGCGAGCCGGAGCAGGTCGGCCCGGACGTTGCGCTCCAGGTCGAGGCCGTGGTCCATCAGCTCCAGGAAGTAGTTCTCCTTGCCCAGGATGTCCTGGTAGGAGGCCGCCACCTCCCGGGCCTCGTCGTACTGGTTCAGCCGCAGCCGGGTCTGGATCGCTCCGGACGGGCAGCCGGTCGTACCGATGATCCCCTCGGCGTGCTCGGAGATCAGCTCCATGTCCATACGGGGCTTGCCGGCGGGGAACTGTCCCGTGTAGCTGGCCTCGGTCGACAGGAAGAAGAGGTTCCGCAGTCCCTGGACGTTCCGCGCCCACATGGTCATGTGGGTGAACCGGCCACCGCCGGAGACGTCCTTCGAGCCCTCGCCGTCGGCCGACATGGCCCTGACGCCGCCGGGTCCCCAGAACTCCTGCTTACGGTTGCGGCGCGAGGAAGGCGCGACGTACGCCTCGATGCCGATGATTGGCTTCACGCCATCGAAGCCCTTGGCCACCTGCTGGAACTCGTACGCACCGAACATGTTTCCGTGGTCGCTCATCGCGATGGCGGGCATGCCCTGGCGGGAGACCTCCTCGAACATCGGCTTGAGCCGCTGGGCCCCGTCGAGCATCGAGTATTCGGTGTGATTGTGCAGGTGAACGAAGGAATCAGGCACCGGGTGCGCACCTCCAGAGAGGGATGGGGAAGAGCCCAGTTTATCCAGAGGGGCACCTTCCACGGCGGCTCCTCGTCCTCTCGCCGAGGGATCGGACCAAGCGAAACCGTGACCTCCCGGTATGACTCAAAGTCGCTTTCTCCCTCCCTTCAGTAGTGTGTGCGCGGCCACGCGCAGCGCGCTGGACGAGGCCCCGCGCATCCCGTAGGAGGGGGCGCCCGCCCGCGGGATGCGGCGGCCGTCCGGCCACTGATTTCCACGCCGGAGAGTGACCGGGGGCCGGCCAGGAGTCGCGGGCCTCGGCGCGTGGGTGGGCCGTCCTACGTACGCGTCGCCCGGCCGCACTCCGTGGCCTCGCCCCGGTCGGCGGGGAGGGGGGAGCTCCGGTCGTACGGGTCCACCTCGGGCCCGCGGCCCTCGTGCCCGGTGGCGCGCTCGGCGGCGAACTCGGGGGTGAGGTACCCGGTGCCCGCCGTGCAGCCGCCGTTGGCGGTGTCCACGGAGTAGGAGAGGAGGGAGAAGGTCCCCGGCTCGATCAGCACCTTCGCCGGGTCGTCCCAGCTGACGACGGTGCCGCGGCGCACGATCGTACGGGCGACCTCCTCGCTCCCCGCGGCGGCGCGTACCAGCGGGTAGACGAAAGTGACGTCCGCCGTCACTTCGAGGGCGCCGCGCTTCCCCTCCGTGAAGGTGAGCTGCCCGCGGGTCTTGACGACGTCGCCGGCGGGGCGCACCTCGGAGGGGCGGAAACGGCTGAAAAGCAGGAGCGGGTCGGTCTTCTCGCCGGGCGTCCGCAACGAGCT
This window encodes:
- the dnaE gene encoding DNA polymerase III subunit alpha, with protein sequence MPDSFVHLHNHTEYSMLDGAQRLKPMFEEVSRQGMPAIAMSDHGNMFGAYEFQQVAKGFDGVKPIIGIEAYVAPSSRRNRKQEFWGPGGVRAMSADGEGSKDVSGGGRFTHMTMWARNVQGLRNLFFLSTEASYTGQFPAGKPRMDMELISEHAEGIIGTTGCPSGAIQTRLRLNQYDEAREVAASYQDILGKENYFLELMDHGLDLERNVRADLLRLAKDLDIPLLATNDAHYVLEEHADAHDNLLCIGVGKNKDDPGRFRFNGTGYYLKTAQQMRQLFSELPEACDNTLLIAERIESYEEVFAPEDEMPQYPEVPEGESQESYLRRECIRGLEMRYGSPIPDPVMERFETEMKVIGPMGFSSYFLVVADICQYARDNKIPVGPGRGSATGSIVAYATRITELCPLEHGLLFERFLNPERINPPDVDLDFDDRHRDRMVRYVVDKYGDEFTAMVNTFGKLKAKNAIKDTSRLLGYPFSHGERITKALPPDVMGKSIPINGIFDSSHPRYGEAGEIRALYENEPDVKRVVDGAKGVEGLIRNTGVHAAAVILSKTRLTDRIPLHMRAKDGVKITGFDYPSCENMGLVKMDFLGLRNLGVIDQALQNVRENRGLSITTDTVPQNGDKPIPLDDATTYKLLARGDTFGVFQLDGGGMRTLLKLMEPSRFEDIAAALALYRPGPMAANAHTNYAHRKTGRQEIAPIHPELREALEPILGNTFHLLIYQEQIMAIARQLAGYTLGGADLLRRAMGKKKPEVLAAEWEKFHGGMRDNGYSEESIKALWDVMLPFSGYAFNKSHTAGYGLVSYWTAYLKANFPAEYMAALLTSVGDDKDKAGIYLADARKMGVQVLPPDVNESIGNFTAIGDSVRFGLRSIRNVGENVIESLVATRKAQGKFTSFADFLDKADIGALNKRAVESLIKGGSFDSLGHTRKGLSAVHEEAIDSVIPVKKQAAIGQDDLFGDLGGSDEAPAFGLDFKIDESEWPRKQLLATEREMLGMYVSAHPLDGTEHILSRHRDTTISELLGSGRTEGIVKLAGLITSVDRRMTKQGNAWAIVNLADRDGEMEVLYFPASYTLVQHALIPDSVVSVAGRLNDRDGTISIAGQELEVLDVSSAESGGKPPVRLQLRSHRINEPTIQTLKRILAAHKGDSPVRLQVQGPGKTVVYALGFEVDPTQVASDIKGSLGADVWVGVV